The genomic interval agaacaaaaaagagtttccaaatgggacaagaaggcagatatgggaattctattaggatatagtgaagtaggatacagagtcttattaggtgggaaaataacaatagctagacatgtagaggtcatagagacagacactaaatgtatcggttttgaggaaaattcatcagaggcagatagaaatgatagcgaagataactattcattggtcggtatggataaggaagagttagaaggtaggaaagatgaaaataatagtagtattgaaagctcaaacactcctaggagatctacacgtattaagaaaactccagtaaggtatccagaaaaggaaaatatttgcgagatgcatgcaaattattgtaaagtagATATCCCTCgtacatttgaggaggcgatttgttgcgaaaataatgaagtttggaaacaggctatggataaggaaatagaatgtctctataagaataaaacttggaaattggtagaaagggtaaaaggcaaagaagtattagatgtaaaatgggtttacacgaaaaaatcagaggacaggtataaagctagattagtggtaaggggatttcaacaaagaaacgtagccgatgacatatattctccagtggcgagtaatcagacctttaagatattgctatcatattgttgtcaaaatggattaataattgagcaaatggatgtagaaactgcctttttaaatggtgaagtaagctcggaggtatatgtaaatcaaccaaagggatatgcggacggaacgaatagagtttgtaaattatcgaaagcgctttatgggttaaaagaaagtccgagggactggtatgagtgttttgataagtatgtgacgagattaggttttaaaaagaacaatatagagctgtgcctatatacttatggagagggagaaaatgttgtgtatttgttaatatacgtagacgatttgttgatttgtagtaaaaacaaagggaagatacaaagtgtaaaaaaaattattagctgataaatttgaaatgaaagatttaggtgaagtaaaagaatatcttggaataaatatagagtatgattatttaaaaaatgaaatgagattaagccaaaagaaatacatagaatcattagcaaacaaatataaattacataacagcaaattgtactgtacacctatggagaccaacttaaaaattgaaaaagctgagataaatagagaggacattggatacaagaatttaattggcgcattgctgtatattagtgtaaataccagacccgatataagttatagtgtgaattatctgagtagatttcaagattgttgtaacgagacacattttaaatatgccttgcgaatattgaaatatttgtaccggactagagatttagggctacattataaaagaaatgaaaagtgcgaaacgatagattgttatgtggacgctgattgggcaggagatcatatagataggaaatcgacttctgggtatgtaattagattgtatggaaatgtaattggatggaagtctaaaaaacaaaggtgtgtgacaaaagcctcgacgtatgcagagtatgttgctctatcggaagcggtgagcgaagtaatgactatcagagaactaatgaaaatcttcgatgtaaatgtagacgataaccctgtaaaaatctatgaggataactctggagtaatgagtatagcaaaatacggaacttttacaaaaaattctaaacacatcgaagttcattaccactacgttcacgagtacgtaaaggaaaataagataaacataataaaagtaagtacagaagaaaacactgcggatatttttacgaaggaACTGTGTAGAGACaaatttgaaaggtttaggtcatggatgaatgtaaaataagagaaatgtaaataaagcgataaatgttaaatattttgttaattcgacaagtatgtaaataaaattaagtgtacagtataaatgtaaggaggcgtgttagggaagtgatacatttacactgtacatgagagtgtgtgtgtaagggttagagggcgtcaaggtcttagtggagacaaaagactgttgccagatgttagaagaatctaggatagtcggttggcgaccagcgtgcgtgcaagacgttcttcagagagtaatatagatgtataactgttgtgtgggaaatatagtaaataatttgtattcccaaatcctcgaatttcctaaACAGAAACTTACATAGACAAAGCaacttacacgtatatacttcTCGGAATCGCCTCTCCATTTGCTGACCAATGAGCTGGcagttatgttaaaaaaggtGCAATGGCATTCTGTCGCGACTGCCTTCGCTAACATCCTTTTccctgttttgtatatttcttgtaaacacgtacagaaatgaaaagaatacgagTATCTTACCTGTACCAGGTGGACCCCGTTGACATATGAACGGTACCACGGGCGGTCGAGTGTTAGCCCTGAGGGCGTAGCGAACCCTCGGCTCGACCAATTATGGGTatggactcgtggtggcagtggttgTGGCCAAGTGCTGGCCAGAGGGCTGGTTTAAGGGGGACAAAGTCCTCCGAGTGGCCTTCGGcgggtgagcagcgtcccaCCTGCTCCGGATACCGTCCCGGCAGACGGAAGGGCTTGGAAAGGGCCCCGTTCGACCTGAGACGAGAGTGCCTCCTGCGGGCGATTATTTGAGGTAACCGGTACTGTGTACCGAGTGCGCTGGTTGGGCGTATCCCAACTCCGATGGCTTCTAGGGTTGCCCGGGTGCTGTATACGATACTAAATCTCAGGAAAGTACCCGACACCAAGAACCAGACTACATGTACCAGGTGGGCCGTACAGCAAAATACCTTTCCAGGGGGAAAACGGGCCATCAAAAAAGATAGGATACTTAAGGGGATACACAACGGCCTCCTTAACAGCGGTTTTACATTCTTCTAggcctataacgtcatcccaatgtacatttaatttgtttactacGATCTCCTGTGAcgatacaaagataaaatggcgtcttctctatattaagtaagtgttacgtaatttgatatttgaagcgttactgaaatcacgtcatcgtcgatatacgttgGACGGTTTATCGAcgggaat from Bombus huntii isolate Logan2020A unplaced genomic scaffold, iyBomHunt1.1 ctg00000062.1, whole genome shotgun sequence carries:
- the LOC126876043 gene encoding katanin p60 ATPase-containing subunit A-like 2 encodes the protein MTVTSIFPNESDGRSSEELFNVPMEQSMQSKILKCIEKLYSDNPELRKIAEDVSCEIVVNKLNVHWDDVIGLEECKTAVKEAVVYPLKYPIFFDGPFSPWKGILLYGPPGTCSLVLGVGYFPEI